A genome region from Bacillota bacterium includes the following:
- a CDS encoding amidohydrolase family protein — protein MIIDMHTHIGDLRSPSNMHRKPITIEDLIARLNDEGIVKAVLLPWPASPDDVQFPGLFQPQPDVISQVRAARRYPERIIPFGNVDPRWGGNSSKTDFSWLFQRFVEMGYVGIGEISANLLYDDPRVVNLFHQCGEWQFPVTIHATGFAEGQYGLIDEPGSPHLLNLVQQSPDTIIIGHGPGFWAQISADVSPADLLGYPKGPVRGEGMIPKLLRDFPNLYADISAGSGYNALTRDPDYGIRFLNEFQDKLIFGTDVCFADEEGRMPHLNYLKERLASGDISQEVFDKITYRNALKVLKRWSSER, from the coding sequence GTGATTATCGACATGCACACCCATATCGGCGACCTGCGCTCCCCGAGCAACATGCATCGCAAACCGATTACCATTGAAGACCTGATAGCCCGCCTGAATGACGAAGGCATCGTTAAAGCGGTTCTGCTCCCATGGCCAGCCTCACCCGATGATGTGCAGTTTCCCGGGCTTTTCCAGCCCCAGCCCGATGTCATATCTCAAGTCCGAGCAGCCCGTCGCTATCCCGAGCGAATCATTCCCTTTGGCAACGTAGACCCCCGGTGGGGGGGAAACAGTTCTAAAACAGATTTTTCGTGGCTCTTCCAGCGATTCGTGGAGATGGGTTATGTGGGCATTGGCGAAATCAGCGCAAACCTGCTCTACGACGATCCCCGCGTGGTGAACCTGTTCCACCAGTGCGGAGAATGGCAGTTCCCTGTGACCATTCACGCTACCGGTTTTGCCGAGGGGCAGTACGGACTGATCGACGAGCCGGGCTCGCCTCACCTGCTGAACCTGGTGCAACAGTCTCCTGACACCATCATCATCGGGCACGGACCGGGTTTCTGGGCGCAAATCAGCGCGGATGTCAGCCCCGCCGACCTGCTCGGCTACCCAAAGGGGCCCGTCCGAGGCGAGGGAATGATTCCGAAGCTGTTGCGCGACTTTCCCAACCTGTATGCGGACATCTCTGCAGGTAGCGGCTACAATGCGCTTACCCGCGACCCCGATTACGGCATTCGATTCCTGAACGAGTTTCAGGATAAACTGATATTTGGTACCGATGTGTGCTTTGCAGACGAGGAAGGGCGAATGCCTCACCTGAACTACCTGAAGGAACGTCTCGCCAGCGGCGACATCTCCCAGGAGGTTTTTGATAAAATCACGTACAGGAACGCGCTGAAAGTGCTGAAACGCTGGAGCAGTGAGCGCTAA
- the corA gene encoding magnesium/cobalt transporter CorA gives MPPYQLKAAYWLPPDALVLLEENAAVRAFGSRQGLLWVDITAHDTRAAAMLLRQTFHFHPLAVEDALSPYERPALQRHEDVLFLTAHAVQQQNGEEVYTEVGFFLGKHFLVTVHTEPVPLIEHWFGRWTSQPEKVGRTSAHLLHLLLDAIVDEYFPLGDTLEEKSDDLEDAIFAGSSDVQVADILRVKRRLLEMRQHITPLRDILNALLRRDMELIPDEVVPYLQDVYDHTLRIAELADLNRDILAGVLDAYLSVVSNRLNEVMRILTVISTVLMSAALIAGIYGMNFDYMPELQWKAGYPFAGAMMLLVAVVELYIFKRKGWL, from the coding sequence ATGCCTCCGTACCAACTGAAAGCGGCTTACTGGTTGCCGCCTGACGCCCTCGTCCTTCTGGAAGAAAATGCGGCTGTTCGGGCTTTTGGCAGCAGGCAGGGGTTGCTGTGGGTGGATATTACAGCGCACGATACGCGGGCGGCTGCGATGCTTTTGAGACAGACTTTCCACTTCCATCCCTTAGCGGTGGAAGATGCCCTCAGCCCCTACGAACGCCCCGCCCTTCAACGGCATGAAGACGTGCTATTCCTGACGGCTCACGCAGTGCAGCAACAAAACGGTGAGGAAGTCTACACGGAGGTGGGTTTCTTTCTGGGGAAACACTTCCTGGTGACCGTGCATACCGAACCCGTGCCGCTGATAGAACACTGGTTCGGGCGGTGGACATCACAGCCTGAGAAAGTAGGCAGGACTTCCGCTCACCTGTTGCATCTCCTGCTCGACGCGATCGTCGACGAGTACTTCCCGCTCGGGGATACGCTGGAAGAGAAATCGGACGACCTGGAGGACGCTATCTTCGCGGGCAGCAGCGACGTACAGGTTGCGGATATCCTGCGGGTGAAGCGCAGATTACTGGAGATGCGCCAGCATATCACCCCTCTGCGTGACATCCTAAATGCGCTCTTGCGTCGCGATATGGAACTAATCCCCGACGAGGTGGTTCCCTACCTGCAGGATGTTTACGACCATACCCTGCGCATTGCAGAGCTGGCTGACCTCAACCGTGACATCCTTGCCGGTGTGCTTGACGCCTACCTTTCGGTGGTCTCCAATCGGCTGAACGAGGTCATGCGCATCCTCACCGTCATTTCCACCGTGCTGATGTCTGCTGCACTCATCGCTGGCATCTATGGCATGAACTTCGACTACATGCCCGAACTGCAGTGGAAAGCGGGCTATCCCTTTGCAGGCGCAATGATGCTATTGGTAGCCGTGGTGGAACTATACATTTTCAAACGCAAGGGGTGGTTATAG